Proteins encoded together in one Bradyrhizobium sp. CB82 window:
- a CDS encoding LysR family transcriptional regulator, which yields MNNDVIDIRLLEAFAAVMAAGSITGAARLLGRSQPVVTRQIQDLEADVGYLLFSRNGPRISPTPKGVLFHAEVERLLMGLKHIRQRANAIGAGALPVLSLAAIPALAAGFIPAALAALERGLLPGQVHVQALSAENVVQSVLSQSVDFGLASLPVQHPGLDVQWVCEVPCVACLAMDHPLAKKKVIRLKDLSGGRLLTMANPYRLRRRVDEALEREDVVPAEVIDTNSSMTAIAMAKQSLGIAIVEPVLTSSLPVEGVVTRRLDVSIPFLFAALSPTGRELTPTVVSLNDALRAAVTLMPGAKLHSGAAASLEPDEAADEFEKATS from the coding sequence TGATGGCGGCCGGCAGCATTACCGGCGCGGCGCGGCTGCTCGGCCGCTCGCAGCCGGTCGTGACGCGGCAGATCCAGGATCTCGAGGCCGATGTCGGCTATCTCCTGTTCTCCCGCAACGGTCCGCGCATCAGCCCGACGCCGAAGGGCGTGCTGTTTCATGCCGAGGTCGAGCGGCTGTTGATGGGCTTGAAGCACATCCGCCAGCGCGCCAATGCGATCGGTGCCGGCGCGTTGCCGGTGCTAAGCCTCGCGGCCATCCCTGCGCTCGCGGCGGGCTTCATTCCCGCCGCGCTTGCTGCGCTGGAGCGCGGGCTGTTGCCGGGCCAGGTGCATGTGCAGGCGCTCTCGGCCGAGAATGTCGTGCAGTCAGTGCTGTCGCAATCGGTGGATTTCGGGCTCGCCAGCCTGCCGGTCCAGCATCCCGGTCTCGACGTGCAATGGGTCTGCGAGGTGCCCTGCGTCGCCTGCCTCGCGATGGATCACCCGCTCGCAAAGAAGAAGGTGATCCGGCTGAAGGATCTCAGCGGCGGCCGCCTGCTCACGATGGCCAATCCCTATCGGTTGCGCCGCCGGGTGGACGAGGCGCTGGAGCGCGAGGACGTCGTGCCCGCCGAGGTCATCGACACCAATTCCTCGATGACCGCGATTGCGATGGCCAAGCAGTCGCTTGGCATCGCCATCGTCGAGCCGGTGCTGACCTCGAGCCTTCCGGTGGAAGGCGTCGTCACCCGGCGTTTGGATGTCTCTATTCCTTTCCTGTTTGCCGCGCTCTCCCCGACGGGACGCGAGCTGACGCCGACGGTCGTCTCCCTCAACGACGCGCTGCGCGCGGCGGTGACGCTCATGCCCGGTGCAAAGCTGCATAGCGGCGCGGCTGCGAGCCTCGAGCCGGACGAGGCGGCCGACGAATTCGAGAAAGCTACTTCATGA